In Mycobacterium stomatepiae, the following are encoded in one genomic region:
- a CDS encoding pyridoxamine 5'-phosphate oxidase family protein: METVLDAQLTQAPGSGGPQRHTAWLTTINPDGSPHVRPVGVIAHDGAWYFTSGFATRKSRNLARDHRCVVSVATDPFDLILEGTAERVVDVSELADVAAAFVRSGWPAQVDGDALTAEYSAPSAGPPPWHVYRARPSTVFALGTSEPFGATKFQLD, from the coding sequence GTGGAAACGGTGCTGGACGCCCAGCTGACGCAGGCGCCGGGCAGCGGTGGTCCGCAACGACACACGGCATGGCTCACGACAATCAATCCCGACGGCAGCCCGCACGTGCGGCCGGTGGGGGTGATCGCGCACGACGGCGCCTGGTATTTCACCTCCGGATTCGCGACCCGCAAGTCCCGTAACCTGGCCCGCGATCACCGATGCGTGGTCAGCGTCGCTACCGATCCGTTCGACCTCATCCTCGAGGGCACCGCCGAACGGGTAGTCGACGTCAGTGAATTAGCTGACGTTGCAGCGGCTTTCGTCCGTTCCGGCTGGCCGGCTCAGGTCGACGGCGATGCGCTCACGGCCGAGTACAGTGCGCCGTCGGCGGGTCCGCCGCCCTGGCACGTCTACCGCGCGCGGCCGTCGACGGTGTTCGCGTTGGGCACGTCGGAACCGTTCGGCGCCACGAAGTTTCAGCTGGACTAA
- a CDS encoding Rv2253 family sensor-like surface protein, which yields MVAILGAPTISAHAATAVWNGKYSLVRYAVNKTGTSVAAGQAEPTFSADYVFLTSCSSGQCVATATNGPVPKNPTLPQPSHYVWDGARWVEHFDFQWDCFMGEGVPKVWTPAKSWAFYTPQPDGSLRGTWHTDISSGPCRGTVEMPVAAFTAS from the coding sequence ATCGTCGCGATCCTTGGCGCGCCGACGATTTCGGCGCACGCGGCTACCGCGGTGTGGAATGGCAAGTACTCGTTGGTGAGATACGCCGTGAACAAGACCGGTACCAGCGTGGCGGCCGGGCAAGCCGAACCCACGTTCAGCGCTGACTATGTCTTCCTGACGTCGTGCTCGTCGGGTCAGTGCGTCGCGACCGCCACCAACGGGCCGGTTCCCAAGAATCCGACACTGCCCCAGCCTTCCCACTACGTCTGGGACGGGGCCCGGTGGGTGGAGCACTTCGATTTTCAGTGGGATTGCTTTATGGGCGAAGGGGTTCCGAAGGTCTGGACACCCGCGAAGTCGTGGGCGTTCTACACGCCGCAACCCGACGGATCGCTGCGCGGTACCTGGCACACCGACATCTCCAGCGGCCCATGCCGTGGAACGGTGGAGATGCCGGTGGCGGCGTTTACAGCGTCCTAG
- a CDS encoding DUF732 domain-containing protein — protein sequence MSAPAIAVAGALTVGTGIAVADDDGYLAQIHKIGLTGDSTGLIQLGHLICADRANGETPDQLAQVVQSKNPGISLSDATGVVSAAESNYCP from the coding sequence GTGAGTGCTCCCGCTATTGCTGTTGCCGGCGCTTTGACCGTGGGCACCGGGATCGCGGTCGCCGACGATGACGGCTACCTCGCTCAGATTCACAAGATCGGCCTCACCGGTGACAGCACCGGCCTCATCCAGCTCGGACACTTGATTTGCGCCGACCGTGCCAACGGCGAGACCCCAGACCAGCTGGCCCAGGTGGTGCAGAGCAAGAACCCGGGTATCAGCCTCAGTGACGCGACCGGTGTCGTCAGCGCCGCGGAATCCAACTACTGCCCCTAG
- a CDS encoding DUF1345 domain-containing protein → MVIVVVLGVVVAIVVGDALGGRYALVGWIIAAGVYVAWTQLILFGMDAEQTRIWATREDPTRWLADAVILTASVASLGGVGYVVAAGSRSGAGAIQAAVVGILSVAASWFAVHTLYTVHYARLYYSDEPGGIDFHDPELPRFRDFAYVAFTVGMTYQVSDTEINLTSIRATVLRHAMVSYLLGAVVLAVTINLIAGLSSKV, encoded by the coding sequence ATGGTGATTGTGGTGGTGCTCGGCGTGGTCGTCGCCATCGTGGTGGGAGATGCCTTGGGCGGGCGCTACGCGTTGGTCGGTTGGATCATCGCCGCCGGCGTATATGTGGCATGGACGCAGCTCATCCTGTTCGGAATGGACGCCGAGCAAACCCGGATCTGGGCGACGCGAGAGGACCCCACCCGGTGGCTCGCGGACGCGGTCATCCTGACCGCGAGCGTCGCCAGCCTGGGTGGGGTCGGGTATGTGGTGGCGGCCGGGTCGCGATCGGGCGCCGGCGCTATCCAGGCCGCCGTCGTCGGCATTCTCAGCGTCGCAGCGTCCTGGTTCGCCGTGCACACGCTCTACACGGTGCACTATGCGCGGCTCTACTATTCCGACGAGCCGGGCGGCATCGATTTCCATGACCCGGAGCTGCCGCGATTCCGGGACTTCGCGTATGTCGCGTTCACCGTCGGCATGACCTATCAGGTGTCGGACACCGAAATCAACCTGACGTCCATCAGAGCGACGGTGCTACGACACGCGATGGTGTCTTACCTGCTGGGCGCTGTGGTGCTCGCCGTCACGATCAATCTGATCGCGGGGCTGAGCTCCAAGGTGTGA
- a CDS encoding DUF732 domain-containing protein, with amino-acid sequence MPSSAWLVRIAAPALAGAAVITSAPIATADPNDGYLAQLRAAGLSWPPGHDAALIGMAQLICDDLGWGWTPDQIASDVHANLDPRGIAVGDVASLVGIAHAIYCPNQRCWAPHC; translated from the coding sequence ATGCCCTCATCTGCCTGGCTGGTCAGAATTGCCGCCCCCGCACTGGCCGGCGCCGCCGTGATTACGAGCGCGCCGATCGCGACTGCCGACCCGAATGACGGATACCTTGCTCAGCTGCGTGCCGCCGGCCTTTCCTGGCCGCCGGGACACGACGCCGCGCTGATCGGGATGGCGCAGCTCATCTGCGACGATCTCGGCTGGGGCTGGACACCGGACCAGATCGCCAGCGACGTCCACGCCAACCTGGATCCGCGCGGCATCGCCGTCGGCGACGTCGCGTCCCTGGTCGGTATCGCACACGCGATCTATTGCCCCAACCAGCGGTGCTGGGCCCCGCACTGCTGA
- a CDS encoding TetR/AcrR family transcriptional regulator, whose protein sequence is MSIAESPRPRSDHGDLADRILDAAERLIFRVGARKLSLSDVASLAGVSRPTIYRYFVSKEDLIDAMGKRERRRFYAAMDQATSGVVGVARLEAAVDVVASFLEAQPPGRLLDLEPGFAHAQMAAALPMLAEGLVTALQHCAREGALTAAVDPRDLAGAIARTALSHYIFPDPDRVAARRQIRAAAGLPG, encoded by the coding sequence GTGTCGATCGCCGAATCACCCAGACCCCGTTCAGATCACGGAGATCTGGCGGATCGAATCCTGGACGCCGCCGAGCGGCTGATATTCCGGGTCGGCGCTCGCAAGTTGTCGCTGTCGGACGTCGCCAGCCTGGCCGGGGTGTCACGGCCCACCATCTACCGCTATTTCGTGTCCAAAGAAGACCTGATCGACGCGATGGGAAAGCGCGAACGCCGTCGCTTCTACGCGGCGATGGACCAGGCGACGTCCGGGGTCGTCGGCGTCGCACGATTGGAGGCTGCGGTCGACGTGGTGGCGAGCTTCCTCGAGGCCCAGCCGCCGGGGCGCCTCCTCGACCTCGAGCCGGGTTTCGCGCACGCCCAGATGGCCGCGGCGCTACCGATGCTCGCCGAGGGGCTGGTGACGGCTTTACAGCACTGTGCGCGCGAGGGCGCGCTCACCGCGGCGGTAGATCCGCGCGATCTTGCCGGGGCGATCGCGCGAACCGCATTGAGCCACTACATCTTTCCCGATCCCGATCGGGTTGCGGCCCGCCGGCAGATCCGTGCCGCGGCCGGACTTCCCGGCTGA
- a CDS encoding NAD-dependent epimerase/dehydratase family protein, with translation MASTIFVTGATGQTGSNVCEKLIERGDHVRALVRDPDTAAALAGIGVELVKGDISDADDVLTAAKGAEAAIHCAAVLGGASQDLGDFKAVNLVGTTNVLDAGKAHGMRRVVALSTATFLNLNAGVDFEEAPVLQNPPNDPYTVTKLAAFLEAHRRAAAGDDVLTCHPGAIYGPGLVAERALHRTSFNRVLLAGMRGKIKRYLAFPVTWVAGADVAKGSIAALDNGVAGERYLLVGRPEDTFSTAGGINRACEVAGIEHRVEDLDYRTDPEALTAEFGPTLMAIAKAAANSKRTTRSKDNLTTRRLNYQPMSFDDGLRLLISWLRKLGKL, from the coding sequence ATGGCCAGCACGATCTTCGTCACCGGTGCGACCGGTCAGACCGGCAGCAACGTCTGCGAGAAGCTGATCGAGCGTGGCGACCACGTGCGCGCCTTGGTTCGCGATCCCGATACGGCCGCGGCGCTGGCCGGGATCGGCGTCGAATTGGTCAAGGGCGATATCAGCGACGCCGACGATGTGCTCACCGCGGCCAAGGGCGCCGAGGCGGCGATCCACTGCGCGGCAGTGTTGGGCGGTGCGAGTCAGGATCTCGGGGACTTCAAGGCCGTCAACCTGGTCGGCACCACCAACGTCCTGGATGCCGGGAAGGCCCACGGCATGCGAAGGGTCGTTGCCCTGAGCACCGCCACCTTCCTCAACCTGAACGCCGGCGTCGACTTCGAGGAGGCGCCCGTTCTGCAGAACCCGCCCAACGACCCCTACACCGTCACCAAACTCGCCGCGTTCCTGGAAGCTCATCGGCGCGCGGCCGCGGGCGACGACGTGCTCACGTGCCACCCCGGCGCGATTTACGGTCCCGGCCTGGTCGCGGAACGCGCGTTGCACCGCACCAGCTTCAATCGGGTGCTATTGGCAGGTATGCGTGGAAAGATCAAGCGCTACTTAGCTTTTCCGGTTACCTGGGTTGCCGGTGCGGACGTTGCGAAGGGCTCGATCGCCGCGCTGGACAACGGCGTGGCCGGTGAGCGCTACCTGTTGGTCGGCCGGCCCGAGGACACCTTCAGTACCGCCGGCGGCATCAACCGCGCCTGTGAGGTCGCCGGAATCGAGCACCGGGTCGAGGATCTCGACTACCGCACGGATCCCGAGGCATTGACCGCCGAATTCGGGCCCACCCTGATGGCCATCGCGAAGGCCGCGGCCAACAGCAAACGCACAACCCGGAGCAAAGACAACCTGACCACCCGGCGGCTGAACTACCAGCCCATGTCCTTCGACGACGGATTGCGGCTGCTGATCTCGTGGCTACGCAAACTCGGCAAGCTGTAG
- a CDS encoding SDR family NAD(P)-dependent oxidoreductase, translating into MALDPSSVLLTGRVAVVTGGGAGIGRGIAAGLTAFGARVAIWERNPDSCAAAAEEIGALGLTVDVRDSAAVDAALAQTSAELGTVTILVNNAGGVFWSGILDTTENGWDALYKSNLRHVYLCTQRVARTLVQQKLPGSIISVTSIEGVRAAPGYATYAAAKAGVINYTKTAALELAPHGIRVNALAPDITWTEGLEQIAPAGSRDRMGFTVPMGRAGRVDEMAGAAVFLASDLSSYITGQTIHVDGGTHAASGWYHHPGTGAYALGPTN; encoded by the coding sequence ATGGCACTCGACCCGTCCAGCGTGCTCCTGACCGGCCGAGTCGCGGTTGTCACCGGCGGCGGCGCGGGCATCGGCCGCGGCATCGCGGCGGGGTTGACGGCCTTCGGTGCCCGGGTGGCGATCTGGGAACGCAACCCCGACTCGTGCGCGGCCGCCGCCGAGGAGATCGGTGCTCTCGGGCTGACGGTCGACGTCCGGGACAGCGCCGCGGTGGACGCCGCGCTGGCCCAGACCTCGGCAGAGCTCGGAACGGTGACCATCCTGGTCAACAACGCCGGCGGAGTCTTCTGGTCGGGGATCCTCGACACCACCGAGAACGGGTGGGACGCCCTGTACAAGTCGAACCTGCGTCACGTGTATCTGTGTACGCAGCGAGTGGCCCGGACCCTCGTCCAGCAGAAACTGCCCGGCAGCATCATCAGCGTCACGTCGATCGAAGGGGTCCGCGCCGCACCCGGATATGCGACCTACGCGGCGGCCAAGGCGGGTGTCATCAACTACACCAAGACCGCGGCGCTCGAACTGGCCCCGCACGGCATCCGGGTCAATGCGCTGGCCCCGGACATCACCTGGACCGAAGGCCTCGAGCAGATAGCGCCGGCGGGATCCCGGGATCGGATGGGCTTCACGGTGCCGATGGGGCGAGCGGGTCGCGTCGACGAAATGGCCGGAGCGGCAGTGTTTCTCGCGTCCGACCTGTCCAGCTACATCACCGGCCAGACCATCCACGTCGACGGCGGCACGCATGCCGCCAGCGGCTGGTACCACCACCCGGGGACCGGGGCTTATGCGTTGGGGCCGACGAATTAA
- a CDS encoding SDR family oxidoreductase yields the protein MHALTMYVATSEGKQGVRANTVVPGLILTDAVRAHLSEDILGGLGRATLTPYVRQPQDVAELVVFLASEKSRYITGQMISIDGGMSAHVAMNTGD from the coding sequence GTGCACGCCCTGACGATGTACGTCGCGACCAGCGAGGGAAAGCAGGGCGTGCGGGCGAACACCGTCGTGCCCGGGCTGATCCTCACCGACGCGGTGCGCGCGCACCTGTCCGAGGACATCCTCGGCGGCCTCGGCCGTGCCACGCTGACGCCCTACGTCAGACAGCCGCAGGACGTCGCGGAACTCGTCGTCTTTCTGGCGTCCGAAAAGTCTCGCTACATCACCGGGCAGATGATTTCGATCGACGGCGGAATGTCGGCGCATGTCGCAATGAATACTGGCGATTAA
- a CDS encoding cupin domain-containing protein, which translates to MDPLTDIAEMLGSEVAESCRFEASGPWSLRLPGYHDVKVGAVLSGHGWLITDDDSPLQLKAGDCYLLSGGRPFQAASDPSLEPHDVKALFEATRPKTVMRLNVIDDDPDRFVEVCASLTFDDTTAALLLDYIPSRARIAAGSDGAEALRPALQILERETHDDAAGTTVMRNVLTQILLVQVVRTLLDSTETDGLAYRRRRRDWCGDGTRIGPRGRSGNRRRYR; encoded by the coding sequence ATGGACCCGCTGACCGACATTGCCGAGATGCTCGGATCCGAAGTCGCCGAGTCGTGTCGGTTCGAGGCCAGCGGCCCGTGGTCATTGCGCCTCCCGGGGTACCACGACGTCAAGGTTGGTGCGGTCCTCTCCGGCCACGGTTGGTTGATCACCGACGACGACAGCCCGCTGCAGCTGAAAGCGGGTGACTGCTACCTACTTTCGGGCGGTCGGCCGTTTCAGGCGGCATCGGACCCGTCGCTCGAACCGCACGACGTTAAGGCGTTGTTCGAAGCGACTCGGCCAAAGACGGTGATGCGACTCAACGTCATTGACGACGATCCGGATCGATTCGTGGAGGTGTGTGCCAGCCTGACATTTGACGACACGACTGCGGCGTTGCTGCTGGATTACATCCCGAGCCGCGCCAGGATCGCGGCCGGCAGTGACGGTGCCGAGGCGTTGCGACCGGCCCTGCAGATACTCGAGCGTGAGACCCATGACGACGCGGCGGGGACGACCGTGATGCGCAACGTGTTGACGCAGATCCTGCTCGTGCAGGTGGTTCGAACATTGCTCGACTCCACCGAAACCGACGGGCTGGCTTACCGGAGGCGCCGGCGGGATTGGTGCGGCGACGGCACGCGAATTGGCCCGCGAGGGCGCAGCGGTAACCGTCGTCGATATCGATGA
- a CDS encoding alpha/beta fold hydrolase, producing the protein MTRFVFLHGAWHRSWCWERVRPILVGAGHEVATVDLPGGDPSAGVMDYVAVIEKAIEAPLNNVVLVAHSAAGLAASVVARRLALRELVLVAAFLPQRGVSVNERISGGEGMFVDAWGPVFAGMPRDEFGGTTSTLDIAQEFFYRDCSVDDIRATVLPRLEVERATKLFSEPIPLPEKRLTPSRYVVCTADQALSPEWSREAAGQFCDEVVEIDAGHSPFWSKPDELSRLLIGPAAQLASEQNAAGG; encoded by the coding sequence TTGACCAGATTCGTCTTTCTCCATGGGGCGTGGCACCGATCCTGGTGCTGGGAGCGGGTCCGTCCCATCCTTGTCGGTGCGGGCCACGAGGTCGCGACGGTCGATCTCCCCGGCGGGGATCCATCGGCGGGCGTGATGGACTACGTCGCCGTGATCGAGAAGGCCATCGAGGCGCCCTTGAACAACGTTGTGTTGGTGGCGCATTCGGCGGCGGGTTTGGCAGCGAGTGTTGTCGCACGCCGGCTGGCGCTGCGTGAACTCGTCTTGGTGGCTGCATTCCTGCCACAGCGCGGCGTCAGCGTCAACGAACGCATCTCAGGCGGCGAGGGCATGTTCGTTGACGCGTGGGGTCCGGTTTTTGCCGGGATGCCGCGAGATGAGTTCGGCGGAACGACGTCGACTCTGGACATCGCCCAGGAATTCTTTTACCGGGATTGCTCGGTCGACGATATTAGGGCTACCGTCCTGCCGCGTTTGGAGGTGGAGCGTGCCACCAAACTGTTCTCGGAGCCGATCCCGCTGCCGGAAAAGCGTCTGACGCCCAGCCGCTATGTGGTGTGCACCGCGGACCAGGCACTCAGCCCGGAATGGTCCCGCGAGGCGGCCGGGCAGTTCTGTGACGAGGTGGTCGAGATCGACGCCGGACATTCACCGTTCTGGTCTAAACCAGACGAGTTGTCCCGGTTGCTCATCGGCCCTGCGGCGCAACTAGCGTCTGAGCAGAACGCGGCAGGCGGCTAA
- a CDS encoding SDR family NAD(P)-dependent oxidoreductase, with amino-acid sequence MSKRTIVITGASDGVGAAAARRLAAAGNNVVVVGRSESKTKAVAEELEAEYICADFADLAQVRRLAYELRRRYPRIDVLANNAGSVYAADGLTIDGFDSVLQVNYLAAFLLTTLLMDVLVASKARIICTSSSSQRLVCPGASVDDLLCVNPVRPTVAYGRSKIALVMFARELHRRYGGLGVSAASFHPGFVNSNFGPASGSRVLKLMERAHTERLVGITPEAACDQLVWLACEAGKAFEPEGEYFVKRRVGRAHRISYHQERVCELWDRTSALVNREPKGVT; translated from the coding sequence TTGTCGAAACGAACCATCGTCATCACCGGGGCGAGCGACGGTGTAGGAGCCGCGGCGGCGCGGCGGTTGGCCGCGGCCGGTAACAACGTCGTGGTCGTCGGCCGCTCGGAGTCCAAGACGAAGGCGGTCGCCGAGGAGCTGGAAGCCGAGTACATCTGCGCGGACTTCGCGGACCTCGCGCAGGTGCGTCGCTTGGCTTACGAGCTTCGCCGGCGATACCCGCGAATCGACGTGCTGGCCAACAACGCCGGAAGTGTCTATGCGGCGGATGGCCTCACCATTGACGGGTTCGACAGCGTCCTTCAGGTGAACTACCTTGCGGCGTTTCTACTCACCACCTTGCTGATGGACGTGTTGGTCGCCTCCAAGGCGCGGATCATCTGCACGTCGAGCTCGTCGCAACGGTTGGTGTGTCCAGGCGCATCGGTGGACGACCTACTCTGCGTTAACCCGGTGCGACCGACGGTTGCCTACGGGCGCTCAAAGATCGCGCTCGTCATGTTCGCCCGCGAATTGCACCGTCGCTACGGCGGACTCGGTGTTTCCGCCGCGTCGTTTCACCCCGGCTTCGTCAACAGCAACTTCGGCCCGGCATCGGGTTCACGCGTTCTGAAGCTCATGGAGCGAGCGCACACCGAACGGCTCGTGGGCATCACCCCGGAGGCAGCGTGCGATCAATTGGTGTGGCTGGCATGCGAGGCGGGCAAAGCGTTTGAGCCTGAAGGCGAATACTTCGTCAAACGGCGGGTCGGTCGAGCGCACCGGATTAGCTATCACCAAGAACGCGTTTGCGAATTATGGGATCGGACGTCTGCACTCGTGAATCGCGAGCCCAAGGGCGTGACATGA
- a CDS encoding dihydrodipicolinate reductase — MTFSSGTTSAKRRVAHVGTGMTGSVALRAIIDDPALDLTALKVSSPAKVGTDAGALCGRPDIGVVATDDLGVVLDAKPDCIAYCATAVRREHEVIADIVAYLEAGMNVVTISAIPMVYPKAAPANWREPIENAALKGNSTFYAAGCEPGFVSLNLPTALLAGAGVIDTYRMDEYALDLDLAYPIWEVLHESMGFGKANGHIPIRIAVGKVNNDWEPVVRYIADTLGVDTERVALDWETILAPDDLDTALGVIPKDTICGHRWQLAAIQNERPVVSVQYFAAVTSTPWPDSWPRPAQPGQGGMAFRIKGNPNMNLDLRLDPAPGDSTNPGVAATAMAAINAIPAVIDAAPGLLDMPLAGPSIVTRQIRR, encoded by the coding sequence GTGACCTTCTCCTCTGGCACCACGTCCGCGAAGCGTCGCGTGGCTCACGTCGGCACCGGCATGACGGGCAGCGTTGCGTTGCGCGCAATCATCGACGACCCCGCACTGGATCTGACCGCGCTCAAGGTGTCCTCCCCGGCGAAGGTAGGCACGGATGCCGGCGCGTTGTGCGGTCGTCCCGATATCGGGGTCGTAGCCACCGACGACCTGGGGGTGGTCCTCGACGCCAAGCCCGATTGCATCGCCTACTGCGCGACCGCCGTCCGACGAGAACACGAGGTCATCGCCGACATCGTCGCCTACCTGGAAGCCGGCATGAACGTCGTCACCATCTCCGCCATCCCCATGGTGTATCCGAAGGCGGCACCGGCTAATTGGCGCGAGCCGATTGAAAATGCCGCGCTCAAAGGCAACTCGACCTTCTACGCCGCCGGATGCGAACCCGGCTTCGTCAGCCTGAACCTGCCCACTGCCCTGCTGGCGGGTGCCGGGGTGATCGACACCTACCGCATGGACGAATACGCCCTCGACCTCGACCTGGCCTACCCGATCTGGGAAGTGCTGCACGAGTCGATGGGATTCGGAAAAGCCAACGGCCACATCCCGATTCGCATCGCTGTCGGCAAGGTGAACAACGACTGGGAACCCGTCGTGCGCTATATCGCCGACACACTGGGTGTTGATACCGAGCGGGTAGCGCTGGACTGGGAGACGATCCTGGCCCCGGACGACCTCGACACCGCACTCGGGGTGATCCCGAAGGATACGATTTGCGGCCACCGCTGGCAACTCGCCGCCATTCAGAACGAGCGCCCCGTGGTCTCGGTTCAGTACTTCGCCGCGGTGACCTCCACGCCGTGGCCCGACTCTTGGCCCCGCCCAGCACAACCCGGCCAGGGAGGCATGGCGTTTCGCATCAAAGGAAACCCGAATATGAACCTCGACCTACGTCTGGACCCCGCACCAGGCGACTCCACCAACCCCGGCGTCGCCGCGACGGCGATGGCGGCGATCAACGCCATTCCCGCAGTCATTGACGCCGCGCCCGGACTGCTTGACATGCCACTGGCCGGCCCGTCGATCGTTACCCGTCAGATCCGGCGCTGA
- a CDS encoding TetR/AcrR family transcriptional regulator C-terminal domain-containing protein encodes MTDRALRRSGLPAFTESDDWRESLKAHARGVRRTFLSDPVLTDLILIRGALSPLARRLGEQETQKAIANMIDCGLDEQTAHDTYSAVSELVRGSILLARLVQKHNAVQRTESADEGGFTSAPVPPDDRAFELLLTSVLASVAP; translated from the coding sequence ATGACCGACCGCGCGTTGCGCCGCAGCGGATTGCCGGCGTTCACCGAGTCGGACGATTGGCGCGAATCGTTGAAGGCGCACGCGCGCGGCGTGCGCCGGACCTTCCTCAGCGATCCGGTGTTGACGGACCTGATCCTCATTCGAGGCGCACTGAGTCCGCTGGCACGACGGCTCGGCGAGCAGGAGACGCAGAAAGCGATCGCCAACATGATCGATTGCGGTCTCGACGAGCAGACAGCCCACGACACGTACTCCGCGGTGTCGGAACTCGTTCGAGGGTCAATACTGCTCGCGAGATTGGTACAAAAGCACAACGCAGTACAGCGGACGGAGTCCGCCGACGAGGGCGGATTCACCAGTGCCCCGGTACCGCCCGACGATCGAGCATTCGAACTTCTTCTGACGTCCGTGCTCGCCAGCGTTGCGCCCTGA
- a CDS encoding alpha/beta fold hydrolase translates to MSTFVVPGAELAVELSDEGGHPVVQLHGLTSSRARDRVLNLDLGRGLSGTRLLRYDARGHGKSTGRKVDEDYRWESLAEDLLRLLDKWFPGERVHGVGPSMGTGTLLHAAAREPDRFASLTLMVPATAWETRPAQAAIYRAAAEFIETEGVGAFIASARGATPPPATVGAPETVPDVADALLPSLFRGAALSNLPAREAVARIDVPTTILAWVGDPAHPMSTAESLATLMPRSTLTVAHVPADVETWPQILSQDVARRG, encoded by the coding sequence ATGTCCACTTTCGTGGTTCCTGGGGCAGAGCTTGCGGTTGAACTGAGTGACGAGGGTGGTCATCCGGTTGTTCAACTGCACGGGCTTACCTCCAGCCGCGCGCGTGACCGGGTACTCAATCTCGACCTCGGCAGGGGCCTCAGCGGGACCCGATTGCTGCGGTATGACGCGCGCGGCCATGGCAAGTCGACTGGGCGCAAGGTCGACGAGGATTACCGATGGGAAAGCCTTGCCGAGGATCTTCTGCGGCTGCTCGACAAATGGTTTCCCGGCGAACGGGTGCACGGAGTCGGCCCGTCCATGGGTACCGGCACGCTGCTGCACGCGGCTGCCCGCGAGCCGGACCGCTTCGCCAGCCTCACGCTCATGGTCCCGGCCACCGCGTGGGAGACCCGGCCCGCGCAGGCGGCGATCTACCGGGCTGCGGCCGAATTTATCGAAACCGAGGGAGTCGGGGCATTCATCGCGTCGGCGCGTGGGGCGACTCCGCCGCCAGCCACGGTCGGCGCGCCCGAAACAGTTCCGGATGTGGCCGATGCGCTGCTGCCGTCACTGTTTCGAGGCGCTGCTCTCAGCAACCTGCCCGCTCGCGAAGCGGTCGCACGAATCGATGTGCCGACGACGATTCTGGCCTGGGTCGGCGACCCGGCGCATCCGATGTCGACGGCGGAATCGCTTGCGACACTGATGCCGCGGTCAACGCTCACCGTGGCGCACGTCCCGGCCGATGTCGAGACCTGGCCCCAGATCCTGAGCCAAGACGTCGCCCGCAGAGGCTGA